In Littorina saxatilis isolate snail1 linkage group LG8, US_GU_Lsax_2.0, whole genome shotgun sequence, a single genomic region encodes these proteins:
- the LOC138972951 gene encoding protein rolling stone-like, translating into MAGCMQSVRDEFKLTHFCFGGVKTERFCYFLWNPPGWVYLCYRAVLMVYTVTCVGIIATNRPVQVPDARWWSYLTQWSNLSLCLHLSLHCAVAVFVHCTKICGHRIDPHPQGDPGRLNDDNNTNNDHHAEQLDDRPPWYVCLVWISFNITSTVSLMVTLVYYVFYRFIPFYNPDISSFANVQKHAINTLIVMIEQLVTAVPCRLYHVIYPLLFCIVYLIYSVIVWADDRTMIVYPNFLDWGNPAKTIGLMAAVGLVVIPVLHALFFGIHKAKMAIYDHLVPREAEPPVPHG; encoded by the exons ATGGCTGGTTGTATGCAATCCGTGCGCGATGAGTTTAAGTTGACACACTTCTGTTTTGGCGGTGTCAAAACTGAACGATTCTGCTATTTCTTG tggaaccccccaggCTGGGTCTACCTGTGTTACCGCGCTGTACTGATGGTGTACACTGTCACCTGTGTGGGGATCATTGCAACCAACCGACCCGTCCAGGTTCCTGATGCCAGGTGGTGGAGCTACCTCACACAGTGGTCCAACCTGTCGCTGTGTCTTCACCTCTCCCTGCACTGTGCGGTGGCTGTCTTTGTTCACTGTACGAAAATATGTGGTCATAGAATTGACCCACACCCACAGGGTGACCCAGGGAGATTAAATGATGACAACAACACGAACAATGATCATCACGCTGAACAATTGGATGATCGTCCGCCCTGGTATGTGTGTCTGGTGTGGATATCCTTCAACATCACGTCCACTGTGTCCCTGATGGTCACCCTCGTATACTACGTCTTCTACCGGTTCATCCCTTTCTACAACCCTGACATCTCCAGCTTTGCCAACGTGCAGAAACACGCCATCAACACCCTGATTGTGATGATAGAGCAGCTTGTCACCGCTGTGCCGTGTCGCCTTTATCACGTCATCTACCCGCTCCTCTTCTGCATCGTCTATCTCATCTACAGCGTCATCGTCTGGGCAGACGACCGCACCATGATTGTTTACCCAAACTTTTTGGACTGGGGAAATCCCGCGAAAACAATTGGTTTGATGGCTGCAGTCGGCCTTGTCGTCATCCCAGTTTTGCACGCATTGTTTTTTGGTATCCACAAAGCTAAGATGGCCATATATGATCACCTGGTGCCCAGGGAAGCCGAACCGCCTGTGCCCCATGGTTAA